DNA from Natronomonas salsuginis:
TCCATACCGCGACGATGAACCGGGGTGATAAAAAATCGAAGCCCGAATGCGCCGCGTGCGTCCGAGGGACGGCGACTCGGCGAGCGACTACTCGAAGTCGACGAGCGAGCCCTCGCGGTCGTACAGCGGATACGCCGCGCACAGTTCCTCAACCTCGGCTGCGGCCTCGGCTTTTAGATCCTCGTCGTCGGGCGCGTCGACGACTCGGTAGATGATGTCCGCAACCCGCTCGCAGGCGGCCTCGTCGAAGCCGCGTGTGGTGAGCGCGGGCGTACCGGCGCGGATACCCGAGGGGTTGAACGGCGATCGGGTCTCGCCCGGGACGGTGTTCTTGTTCAGGACGATGCCGACCTCCTCCAGCGCCTCCTCGGCGACGGTGCCGGTCGTGTCAGGGTGCGAATCCCGGAGGTCGATCAACACGAGATGGGTGTCGGTGCCGCCCGAAACCAACGAGAAGCCGTGTTCCTGCAGCCGCGAGCCGAGCGCCTCGGCGTTGTCGACGACCTGTTGTGCGTAGTCCTCGAAGTCGGGCGACAGCGCCTCGTTGAAGCCGACGGCCTTGCCCGCGATGTTGTGCATCAGCGGCCCACCCTGCGCGCCGGGGAACACCGCCGCGTCGATCGCGCCGGCGTGCTCCTCGCCGCACATGATGATGCCGCCGCGGCCGGCGCGGATGGTCTTGTGCGTCGACCCGGTGACGAAGTCGGCGACCCCGACCGGCGATCGGTGGACGCCCGCGGCCACGAGCCCCGTGATGTGGGCGATGTCGGCGAGGTGGTAGGCGTCGACGGCGTCGGCGGCCTCCTGAATCCGCTCGAAGTCGACCTCGCGTGGGTACGCGGAGTACCCCGAGACGATGATGTCCGGCTCGAACGCCTCGGCCTGCGCTTTGATCCCCTCGTAGTCGATGTAGCCGGTCTCGGCGTCGACCTCGTACTGTTCGACCTTGTAGGTCTTGCCCGTGAAGTTCGCGGGATGGCCGTGGCTGAGATGACCGCCGTGTTCGAGTTCGAGCGACAGAATCTTGTCGCCCGGCTCGAGCATGGCGAGGTAGACGCCCGTATTCGCCTGCGTGCCCGAGTGGGGCTGGACGTTTACGTGTTCGGCACCCCACAGCTCCTTCGCGCGCTCGATAGCGAGCGATTCGACGGCGTCGGCCGGACCGCAGCCGGCGTAGTAGCGCTCGCCGGGGTAGCCTTCGGCGTACTTGTTCGTCAGCTCGGAGCCCTGCGCCTCGAGGACGGCCTCGGAGACGTGGTTTTCCGAGGCGATCATCGCCAGCGTGTTCTCCTGGCGCTTGACTTCGCCTTCGAGGGCATCGGCGGTCGCGGGGTCGGTCTGACGGACCTGCTCGTAACTCATGTGGGTGAAACTGGGGAACGACGGACCAAGAAGCTACCCGTTCCCGCCGAGCAGACGCCGGTCGCCGGGAGCGACAGAATATGTCTGGTATAGAGACTATCTTCGGTCGCGTTCGCTGACGCGGCTTCGAAACAGCGATTTGAGCTATAAAAGTTAAATATATTGAGCAGCATATTTGTACCCAAGCTGATGAAATCAAATGTCATGGAGCCAACCGTGGCGGACGTGCTCAGGGAGGCGCTCGCCGCGGCCGACGACGGCTCGTTCGTCGTCGCTCCGGACGTGGAGACGGTCAAGCGGCTCATCCAGATCGTCGACAACGCGTCTCCATCCGTCCATCTTCTCGCCGAGCCGGCGGCGCTCAAGGCGGTGATGGACGAGTTTTTGTTGGCGAGTCGCGCCGCCGATCACGTCGAGGCGGGTATCCTCGACATACGAAGCTACGAGGAGGGGACCAACGTGCTCGTGGTGACTGACGAGGCCGTGGTGGCCGTCGTCCGCGCCGACGAACACGTCGCGGGGCTGACGACGAACGACGGGGCGTTTGTCGAGAGCGCGAACGCTCGGTTCGCCGAGGCGTGGCGGAACGCGGCCCCCTACGCCCTCAAGACGCCGCCGCTCTCGACGGTGCGCGAGACGCTCGAGACCGAACTCGGCGCGCGGACCGCCGAGGACTTCGACGCGATGCTTGCCGCGCTCGACGCCGACGGGGGCGCGGCCATCGACGAGGTGACGGTGTCGCTTCTCGTCGCCGCGAGAAACGAGGCCCTCCTGTACGATATCTCGAAGTGGGGTGAAGACGTCGGCATCGCGTCGAAAGCCACCTTCTCGCGGACGAAGACGCGGCTGGAAGAGCAGGGACTGATCGAGACGGAGAAGGTGCCGATCGACGTCGGCCGACCCAGACTTCGGCTGAAACTCGGCGACGAACGCCTCCGGAACCTCGATGCGGAGGAGTTCGCGCGCGTCGCGCGGTCGATGCTCGCCACCTGAAGCCTCGCCGCCGACAACACTCGACGGCGCGACGGCAACCGCCGCGGTTCCACGCGGTTCCCACGCCTTTATCGCCCGCCGCCCGGAGGACACGTGTATGAGAGTGAGAGCGTTCGACACATCGATGGTCGGTGAGCCACGGTGACGACGGTCGGCGTACTCGGCGAGAGCGTCGCTCTCGACGCCGTCCGAGCCGCGCTGGGCGATGCGGCCGCCGAGACGGTCGCCGTCGATCCGGCTGCCATCGGACGGGTCGACGCGGCGGCGCTCGCCGGGCCAGTCGGATCGGCGGCGTTCGAACGCGCGACGGCGCACGCCCGAGAGAGCCGAACCCCGCTCGTGAGCATCGAACTCGGCGGGATCGGCGGACGACCGGTCGCCGGCGTCGAGGCGGCCATCTCGGGCTACGCGCCGGGGACGGCCTGTCACGCGTGTCTCAGATCTCGCGTCGAAGCGACCGATCCGGCGACGGACGACGGGGCGTACGACGCGGCGACGGCGCGGTTCGCGGGCGCGGTCGCTGGGCGCGAACTGGCGTCGCTCGTCTCCGGGAGGGAGTCGGCGCTCCTCGGGGGCGTCATCGAGGTCCCGCACGCCCAACGGCGCGTGCTCTCGGTCCCGTACTGCGAGTGCGGCGACCCCGGCTCGAAGGAGCTTCCCCGACACCACGAGGACCGATCGCTGGAGGAGTCGATCTCGATGGCCGAGGTCGCCTTCGACGACCGCGTGGGACCGATCACCTCGATCGGCGAGGCCGAGTCCTTCCCGGTCCCGTACTACCTGGCGACGCTCGCCGAAACCCCGTTCTCGGACGGTGACGCGCCGGACCACGCCGCCGGGGTCGGTCTCGATTGGGATCCCGCATTCATGAAAGCGCTCGGGGAAGCACTGGAGCGATACAGCGCGGCGATCTACCGG
Protein-coding regions in this window:
- the glyA gene encoding serine hydroxymethyltransferase, whose product is MSYEQVRQTDPATADALEGEVKRQENTLAMIASENHVSEAVLEAQGSELTNKYAEGYPGERYYAGCGPADAVESLAIERAKELWGAEHVNVQPHSGTQANTGVYLAMLEPGDKILSLELEHGGHLSHGHPANFTGKTYKVEQYEVDAETGYIDYEGIKAQAEAFEPDIIVSGYSAYPREVDFERIQEAADAVDAYHLADIAHITGLVAAGVHRSPVGVADFVTGSTHKTIRAGRGGIIMCGEEHAGAIDAAVFPGAQGGPLMHNIAGKAVGFNEALSPDFEDYAQQVVDNAEALGSRLQEHGFSLVSGGTDTHLVLIDLRDSHPDTTGTVAEEALEEVGIVLNKNTVPGETRSPFNPSGIRAGTPALTTRGFDEAACERVADIIYRVVDAPDDEDLKAEAAAEVEELCAAYPLYDREGSLVDFE
- the tbsP gene encoding transcriptional regulator TbsP, which codes for MKSNVMEPTVADVLREALAAADDGSFVVAPDVETVKRLIQIVDNASPSVHLLAEPAALKAVMDEFLLASRAADHVEAGILDIRSYEEGTNVLVVTDEAVVAVVRADEHVAGLTTNDGAFVESANARFAEAWRNAAPYALKTPPLSTVRETLETELGARTAEDFDAMLAALDADGGAAIDEVTVSLLVAARNEALLYDISKWGEDVGIASKATFSRTKTRLEEQGLIETEKVPIDVGRPRLRLKLGDERLRNLDAEEFARVARSMLAT